The following proteins come from a genomic window of Miscanthus floridulus cultivar M001 chromosome 2, ASM1932011v1, whole genome shotgun sequence:
- the LOC136523803 gene encoding mRNA-decapping enzyme subunit 2-like, with product MALEPLHDVGVQHQHAAGRQQVTMAGGRGLNRSSSRGQLPPQELLDDLCSRFILNVPKEELESFERILFLLEQAHWFYEDNSVEHNPNLKSLSFKDFTSLMFKSCTALRPYIAHLDDIYKDFNNYKFRVPVSGAIILDDTYERCLLVKGWKAGASWSFPRGKRNKDEEDHTCAVREVLEETGCDVSTFLHLDDYIEVSIGQQRVRLYIITGVKRDTVFAPQTKKEISEISWHRIDELLPASDDAVSRAVNGMKLYMVAPFLTGLKAWIATHPPPLHQKPETSARGTVWKAKNSSSGSTPVENPVAKAVSDVQAHHVDNRPGRSFRNFRFDTVSILQSMEASLRRT from the exons ATGGCGCTT GAGCCGCTCCATGATGTCGGCGTCCAGCACCAGCACGCCGCGGGACGCCAGCAGGTGACGATGGCGGGCGGCCGGGGACTGAACCGGTCTTCATCGAGGGGGCAGCTGCCGCCCCAAGAGCTGCTTGACGATCTCTGCAG CCGGTTCATTCTGAATGTGCCCAAGGAGGAGCTGGAGTCGTTCGAGCGGATCCTGTTCCTGCTGGAGCAGGCGCACTGGTTCTACGAGGACAACTCCGTCGAGCACAACCCCAACCTCAAGTCCCTCTCCTTCAAGGACTTCACCTCCCTCA TGTTCAAGAGCTGCACTGCTCTCAGGCCCTACATCGCGCACCTGGATGATATCTACAAGGACTTCAACAACTACAAGTTCCGTGTCCCCGTGTCCGGTGCCATCATCCTAGATGACACTTATGAGAGG TGCTTGCTTGTTAAGGGATGGAAGGCTGGGGCCAGCTGGAGCTTTCCTCGTGGAAAGAGGAATAAAGATGAGGAAGATCACACATGTGCTGTTAGAGAA GTTCTAGAGGAAACTGGGTGTGATGTTTCTACATTTTTACATTTGGATGATTACATTGAAGTTTCAATTGGACAACAAAGGGTTCGGCTCTACATCATAACAGGGGTTAAAAGAGATACTGTGTTTGCACCTCAAACCAAGAAGGAAATCAGT GAAATCTCATGGCACAGAATTGATGAACTCTTACCAGCTAGTGATGACGCAGTATCTCGGGCAGTGAATGGAATGAAGCTGTACATGGTTGCTCCATTTTTGAC GGGTCTTAAGGCTTGGATTGCCACGCATCCTCCACCACTGCATCAGAAACCAGAGACATCTGCTAGAG GTACTGTGTGGAAGGCGAAGAATTCGTCAAGTGGCAGTACCCCAGTGGAGAACCCTGTTGCTAAAGCAGTATCTGACGTGCAGGCGCATCATGTTGACAACCGCCCCGGTCGCAGCTTCAGAAACTTCAGGTTTGACACGGTAAGCATCCTGCAGTCCATGGAGGCTTCCTTACGACGCACCTAG